Sequence from the Tachyglossus aculeatus isolate mTacAcu1 chromosome 17, mTacAcu1.pri, whole genome shotgun sequence genome:
acacaggaggcaaggagtagagctggaactagaacctatGCGACGGTAGAGATGTGATGCGTTCTGTCACCTATTAAAGGGGAAGAAGTTcccgggcaaggggtcagcggcgaggtaGATGCGATTGAGGTGAACAGTCAGGTTGGCTTTTGAAGAGCAGACTGTGCGGGCTGGGGAGTaggaggaaatcaatgaggtaaggaaggagggggcgagctgatggagtgctttagaagagtttctgtttgatgcggaggtggactggcaaccactggaggttcttgagtggagaGATGTCaactgaatggttttttttttttttttaagaaaagcaaTCTAGTTggcagactgaagtgtggagtggggagagagaggaggcagggagattagcgAGGAAGTTGATGCAGGAATCATGacctgataagtgcttggaccagtgaaGTAccgtttgggatggagaggaagaggtggagtttAGAGATGCCGtggaagtagaactgacaggttttggtgacggtttgaacgtgcaggttgaatgagagaggtgagttgaggatgacaccaaggttaggggcttgggagagagggagaatggtggtgttgtctacagtggtggggaggacagagttcaaAAGGGGAGATTACTGtgactaagtgctcactatgttctgaagtgctagggcagatagaaattaatcaggttggacacagtctctcttccaaagggggctcaaagtctaagtaagagggagaacaggtattgagccctcattttacagttggggaaacaggcacagagaagtgactgaggcacagagcacggAGAagtacaggcacagagaagtaagcttttagactgtgagcccactgtgagcccactgttgggtagggactgtctctgtatgttgccaatttgtacttcccaagcgcttagtacagtgctctgcacacagtaagcgctcaatacgattgatgatgatgatgaattcggTTTTGGACACGGAAAGCTGGAGGAGCCGATGAAACATCCGAGTAGACGTCCTGAAAGCGGgatgaaatgcgagactgcagaggaggagagaggattgGAGGGCGATTTAGGGATCGGTCTCTCGTCTCTCCTGCGTTCCCCCCGCGCAGGCCCCAGGGACCCGGCCGGCCTGCGACACTAGCCGCCGCCGCTTCcaggagaagctgctgtggcgaGCCACGGACGACTTCAGCGACAGCGACAGCGACTACGCCGACGAGGCCGACGGGCGCTGCTTCACAGTAACTGTCgggctgaggggggcgggggctgagGGCCAGTCGCCCAAGGATCCTgcccggggaggggaggacacTGACTCTCCTTCTCCGTGGCCAGCTCAGCCAGCAGACCCGCTGCCCcgacttcttcctcttcctcggcCGATTACTCAGGCCCCTGCTCACGGCCTTTGCCCGCGCTGCTGTCTTCCTCCAGGAAGGGGAACTGCCGGCTACAGGTGCCCAGCTCCTCTCGGCTTCCAAGCCCCCGACCTGGGTTTCCCCAGGGACCgggcacctccttccctccctcctgcatcttcCCAGGGGCTGGGGTTGGAGGGAAGAGCCGGCTGAGGGTAGCGACTGTCTCCCTACAGAGTCAGGGCTCGCAGGGCAGCTGCATCCGTTCTTGCTGAAGACAGCCCGGGAGGACGGCACCTTTGGTGAGTGGAGGGGCAGCcctagcgcggctcagtgggaagagcccaggctttggcgtcagaggtcgtgtgttcaaatcctgcctctgccccttgtcagctgggtgactctgggcaagtcccaacttctctaggcctcagtgacctcatctgtaaaatgggggtgaagacagccccacacgtgggacaacctgatcaccttgtaacctccccagcacttagaacagtgctttgcacataataagcacttaataaatgccagcattattattattattaccgcaggcCTAGGGATGCAGCAGCTGGAAGAGGCCTCCTGCTCCCTGCAGGTTGGGAACAGGGCAACACCAGGAGAAGGAAGCTTTCTCTGCCTCACGCTTGCAGCCTTGATTTTAGCGGGATCAGCCGGGTTGGGGGTCTCCGGAGCAGCGAAGCAGGTTGGGGGGGGACGAGGTTCCCCTGCCTAACCCCTACTCTACCCTGGCTTTTTCTTCCAGAGTGTGCCAGCTGGGAGCTGGCTGTCAAGGCTGTGCGCACATTCAGGGAGCTGGGGGTGAGTCCGGGCAGACGGCTCCTCATTCTGGGGAATCGGCGCCCAGCCGTACTTCTCCCCAGCCCACGTaacccattcccccccccccctccccgacctcttcccctcagcccctgtgCCCAAGACCCTAATCCAAGCCCAGTTTGATAAGGGCCCGGCCCCTCTTTCCCCTTACCTCCTGCCGTCCCCCAAGAGAAAAGCTGCCCCCAGACTGTCTGTCCTATGTCTGGGGTCGGTGGTCCTTCACCTGGGGTTGGGTCGGGCCAACCCCCATGCCTTGTCTCTCAGGTGCTGCGGGAACACCCGGCCCCCGAGGGCCCCCAGCTTTGCTTGGCTCCCACCTTCACTGAACGAAAAAACCAGGAGCAACTGGAGCACGTCATCCGCCAGTTCATCTTTGCATAGAGGGTGGGCCCTCGTCCCCACCATTCCCTCCCCTCTGGACCCTAGGCCTTGGACCACCTTCGTAGTGGGGGCCGGGGGACGCCATCAGGTCAGCCATCTGCGGTCGTGATCCTCCCCCACATCTTTAACCCCTCAGCTGTTGCCCGTGAGATGCTGTGGAGGGTAAAGGAAGCCACAGAGCTGACTATTAAAAGAGTTTATTGTCTTCCATTGAGCTTGATTGGGGATTGCGGCGAGGGTGACCAGTCTGAAGTGGGCAGTGCCCAGCTGGCAGTGGAAGCCGGCTGGCACTGAGAGCCTGCCTGCTGGCGAACCGGTCCCATCCTCCAGCGTTTGGGGCCGGGAGTCGTTGGCTTCACACCACGTTGTTGACAATGGTCCCCAGCCCTTCAATATCACACTGGACCTTGTCTCCCTTCTGCAACTCAGAACGGTCGACATCAGAGGGGCCTGCTCCTCAGCTctcagggggcgggagggagacggGGTCAGGACCCTCCCCCCATGGACTGGCACGGTGGGGGAAGAGCCGTGGCCACCTCAGACTGGGCGTCTTACCTTGAGGAAGACAGGCGGTTTCCTGAACACCCCGACGCCTGGAGGGGTCCCAGTCAGGAAGACGTCCCCGGGATACAGGGTCACAAACCTGCCGTGGATGGAGCAGGCCCGTCAGCCCCGCAGGGTCggcctgcctcctcccctctcccctcccctggtccccctgcaAGTGGgcgagagagagacggggggctGTCCCACTTACTGAGAGACCCAGGCGACCAGAGCCTCGGTCTTGAAAACCATCTGGTTGGTGTTGCTGTTCTGGACCAGCTCCTCGTTGATACGGCACTGGATGCTCAGATTGTGAGGGTCTGAAATGAGGGGAATAGGTActttaaaagagaaagaaagcatgCAGCCTAGAGGGCTCTGAGCAGTCTCTTTGGGGCCCGCCACCGATGAGCCTCCCCCTCTGCCCAGTTGCTGGGCACCACTGGACTGCCTCCAGTCCCCGGTGTGAAGTACGGTGGAAGTCGAGCTGTTTGAAGCTCAGACTTGAAGTGCAAGAAGGGGGGCCACCTCACGCAGCCACCGTGTTCACCCGGGCAGCAGGACGATTCCGAGGGCACCCGCATCTCCCGGCGTCACCCCTGGGGCCACGTTCCTGCTCCCTCGCTGGAGTCCTTGGACAGGAGCAAGGAAACTGCCCGAGGGAGCCTAGCTGAGCCAGGAGGACCGGGCCGAGCGGGGAAGCTCGTACCTGCTACGCTGTCCCTAGTCACCAGAGCGGGGCCCAGGGGGCAGAAAGTGTCAAAGGTTTTGCCCAGCAGCCACTGCTTCCCGTTGCGCTTCATCTGCCAGTCCCGGGAGCTGACGTCGTGGGCCACCGTGAAGCCGGCCACGTGGCTCATGGCCTCCGCAGCctgtgggggtgaggagaagCCCCAGTCTCAGGACCGATGAGGCCGAGGATGAGCCAGGCTGGGCCGTGTCGGtcgggggacaggggctgcaggCCCTTCCTGACTCTGGAATCAGTCAGGGGCCCACCTAGAGAGGGAAGGTGTACGTCCCACGACCGTTTTGGAGAGCCACTGTCCCCACTTGCGGGCAACCCTCCGTGGAGAGACGTTTCAGACCCCTCCGGACACAGGTGAGTCCCTTGGGGCCAGGCCCCACCGTagctctccacctccttcctctggaaTTTGGCTCGGGCTGGTCAATGCACAGCATGGATCTCATTTAGTCTTTGCCACACCTCTGGTTGGGGGGCAGGTTGTTACTAATGTTCCCGTTTTaggactgaggaaactgaggcacagagagccccCGCAGCAGTTCCGCAGACCTCCCGGACCCTTTCCCCATGAGGTCACGCTACCTTTCTGCCCCGATTACCTTTatgttcttcccttccttcccaatcACGAATGCCAGTTCCACCTCCCAGTCCACTtcctgttgatgataataataataataattaataattagggcatttattaagtacttactatgtgccaagcactgttctaagcgctggggaggttacaaggtgatgaggtggccccacgggggggctcccagtcttcatccccattttccagatgaggcccagagaagtcaagtgacttgcccaaagtcacacagctgacaagcagtggaggatctgagatttgaacccatgacctctgactccaaagcccgggctctttccactgagccacgctgcttctgtgttgaTGAGAAGAGGGGGTGGTAAAACGCTGCATGCCAGGCGTCCCTGGGGCCCCAAGGGAGAAGCCCCTTCCTGACCGCTGCTGggagaatcaatcgatggtatatgagcgcttactgggcacaaGGCACTGGACTGAAGATTTGGGtgggtccaataataataataataataataataatgatggtatttgttaagtgcttactatgtgcaaagcactgttctaagcactgggtggtagAAAGGATCCCTGCCGACGAGGAGCTTAGAGACTAGAAGGgcggacaggtattaaaataaattacacgcaggggaaatgggagaatattGGGATATGTCCACTGGGGTTGTAGGACTGGAGTGACTATTAGGTGgctaaagagtaataataataataatggcatttattaagcgcttactatgtgcacagcactgttctaagcgctggggaggatacaagggaatcaggttgtcccacacggggctcacagtcttaatccccattttacagatgaggtcaccgaggcgcagagaagttgcccaaagtcccacagctgccaagtggtggagccgggatttgaacccatgacctctggctccgaagcccgggctctttccactgagccacgctgcttccctgctactgcacaggtgatgcagaagagagagggagaagggggaaatgagggctcagtcagggaaggcctcttggagatgtgattttagggttttggaggaggtggaggagtgtcggaggtgaaggaggagggcattctgggccggagggaggatgtgggcaggttaTCTCTAGTGCTTTCCCAAAGCGCCCTCACATTAATAAACTCGTGTCTGCCCTCCCAACAACCCTGCAAGGTAGGTAACGAGGAAAGGCAGGTATTGTTCTCCCCgcttggcagttgaggaaactgaggtacagagaagtcaagggcctCCATCGTGGTCACACGGCAGGTGGCTCGGCCACTTTACCGCTCAGTGCCAGGGCTCCTCGGGCACGATCGGGCGCGACGCGGGGGCTGGAGGGCCGCTTACCGTGCTCAGCGGGGGCAGCACAATGTCATTGTAGGGGCCCACGATGGAGCTGGGGAATTTGCTGAAGATGATGGGCTCTGTGGGCACGGGCGCGTTCTGCTCCTGGCAGTGGTCCACGTAGTTCATGCCCACACACACCACCTTGTCTGGCCGAGTGATGGGCGACAGGAGGGTGACGCCGGACCGCTTCAGGGCTGGCTGCCCGGACTCCAGGGCCCTAGGGAGCCGAGAGACACAGGTGAACCCAGGCAGGCCTCGACACCCAAGTGAGGGGCTCCGCTGGGCCTCGTAAAGTGCCCAGTGACTCAAGGAGGAGAGCGCCGAGCGGGCGCCACTTAAGTGTCTTTGCCTAAATGGTTTATCGTCCATGTGAGAAAAATACCACCGAACACAACCTGCCCCTTGCCCCTCTCCCGGTATCTCAGCTGAGTCCCCTGGGATGGATCCCCTTGGCCCCGGAGGGCAGGGCTGGCGCACTGGGAGGGagcgaggaagggaagaaggccgCTGCTGGGAGAAACTGGGAGCCCGTCAACGCAGGGGCTACTCCAAGCACCCTACCCACCCCGGGGCCATGTCTAGGTCTGAGGATGAAGGCCGAGGGCGGACTTGCAATTCTGGGGGAGCGACTGGCACATCTGGGGCACGTTACAATCCTCTCTACGGCTCACTTTCCTGTAGaatggggctaagactgtgaggcccgtggggatcagggaccgtgtccaatttgaCTAGGGTGTGTCTTGAATTgcaggcgcttaatacatgccattatgaTTGCACGGGGCAAGGGAAAACCAGAGCTGATAGTTGGGGACATATTGACTCCTTGGGGACAAACGAGGCAATCATGCACCTCATGGGATTGACATCCTGGGGCCGGAACCGTCTGCCCTAGAGCCTTTTGGGGGAGGACGGGCAGCTGAAGCCCGCCGTTCCCCCTAGAgctggagagggggcagagatgggggccaCCATGGCCATTCAACCCCTTGCCCCCGGGCCAAGCCCCCAGCCGACTCCGGACCCTGCAGGGTCCCCCTCGTTCCTTCCAGGCTGCTGGACCAGCCGGaggctcctttctctccctgtccccgGTGCCCAGGACGACGAGCTGTCCAGACTGACTGTGCCCGTCCTGAGCCCGGCCGTGGCCAGTGGCCCTCagcagtggcagagacagaagccAAAGGGCCAGCTGAGCTGGGGTCAACTAGGGTGGCGGCAGCGCCTGGTCAGCTGGCTGTCCTCCACACCGCTGCTGGACACTGACAAAGGAGGCGAGCGGGTGGACTGGACTGCTCACCTCAAGGACACCGTGGCTAGGGATGACAGTAGTCTCTagcctggcaataataataacaacgatggtatttgttaagcgcttcctaagtgccaagcactgttctaagcgctggataatggtatttgttaagcacttactatattctagatgctggggcagatacaaggaaattgggttggacgcagcccctgtcccacatggggctcacagtcttaattcccttttacagatgagggaactgaggcacagagaagcgaagtaacttgccccaggtcgcacagcagacaagtggcagataccgggattagaatcccggttggggaggtgatgggagggagaggaggcgataggatggtgaggaggggatgggagtggaGTAGCAGCACTGGTTGGGGGGAGGTGcgtggagggaaagagggaggggggaggagggggaaagggaggaggaggaaggtcaaCTGGCAACCAGGCAGCAAGGAGGGTAAGATGATAATTCCCTGGCTCCCTACCGGACCCGGAGACCTAAACGGGAAGAGTCAATAATCTCTTACCCAGCTCTCCCTTGCCTCCTCTTTTCCGCTCTCCCCACTCATTTCCCTCAAatctccacctccccattccctctagactataagcttgtcatgGATGGGGAACACATGTGCCAACTCAACAcatgtgttgagaagcagcgtggacccagctccgccacttgtctgttgcatggctttgagcaagtcatttaacttccccgtgcctcagttccctcatctgcaaaacggggattaagcctgtgagccccatgtgggacccggactgtgtccaacctgattagtttgtagtttgcttcacacagtgcctggcacatagtaagcgctaaacaaataccatcaaaaaaacccagctgtactctcccacatttcttttgaaatgtggtgttgacgaaggcttttgcgaataccagagactgcccaaaaaacaaacggATTTTGCAGCAAATTATGCCAAAGTGGTcttcggaaggccaaatgactcgctttagattagcatattttggacacatcatcgggaggactaattccctgaagaagacactaatgctaggaaaagtccagggaaaatgtggaaaggGGAGACCAGCAGAAACCATAACTGTGacaacggaagaaccgttagcaaggttacagattatggcagaagaagggacgttctggagaaaatatatccatagaggcgctatgaattggaaatgactccacgcacttaataataatactctcccaagtgcttatcacagtacgctgcacatggtaagtgctcaataaataccattgattgatgagccccatgtgggacagacagtgtccaacctatctcaacctaccccagcatttagaacagtgtttggcacatagcacttaataccataaaaaccaacaacaacaaaatgatAACTTGAATTCCTAGGGtatttgtatttccccaagtgctttgacaggaagggagaagcaattatccccacttcacagggcaggaagctgaggttcagagaagttaagtgacctgctaaaGATCCCAGAGCAGGCCTgaagcaaagctgggactagaacccaggtgtcttgaTTCCCGGACCCCTGATCTTCCCACCAGGCGACACTCCCTCCACCGGGTCAGAGCTCTCGGTAACGGGACGGTGCCCGGCAGAGGACGGGAGTCGGAACCACAGAGGCCCACACGGGCCCTGGATCAAACACCACTGAGTCCACCCATCCTCAGGAAGGATAATGACCAACACGCCAAGCAGAGGAGAATCTACGGGGTCCCTAGGGGCCGTTGGGGCAAGGAAACCTGGCACCCCTCCCCTTGGGTTGAGGGGACTGCTGCGGTCCGGGCCGTGACCCCCCCAGGACCCAAAGGGGTGAGACGGAGCAGGAGACTGAAGGATACGACCGTCGCCGGCCGGCCGGGGTGCCACTTTTACCTCTTTGCCACAGACAGCGCGGCTTCTCCCTGTTCCAGGAACTCTCGCATGGTCTTGGGCAGACCGGGGTCGAAGGCATTGAGGTCGATGACGCCTCCGCCGCTGGCTTCCTCCAGCCCCAGTCGGGTCCCCGGGAGGTGAGGGGCCTGAAACTGGACCAGTCTCATGCCTCTGGAGGGCTGAACCGACACACTTCGCCTCCGGCTCCAGCTCAGAGCGCTGAGGAAAGTCCGGCGCACCTGTACCAGCATCAGAATCTGAGTCTGGAGATGAAGAACACCGTGACAGCCCGCTGGCCGGAGGGCTtgctgtcccctctccccttccccaccatccTCGGTGACTCCGGATGAGACGGAAACTCCCGACCCTGGCTTCTGGCTTCCCACCAGCTCCTTCcaactttcttttcctccctcttctgccGCAACATCCCAGCTGGCACTTCTTTTTCCTTCCAAGTTCACGTCCTGGCTGGCCCACACTCATCACTCTGCCATCTCGGATCCCCTCTCAGACGTTCCCCTGACCGGACCATCCTCagcctccctatcttcaaaggctAAAACAGTCACCTcccccaaaagaccttccctaacCACCACCCTAGTCGGGTCATTCAACCATCCACCCCCAAATCCATTCATTTTTGCTTACTTTTGTATCTGGGCTCTTGCTCCCACTGAGTGTATACAATgtgtctttctctttttcccaagTAGACTGCAAACTAAGTTCCCAGGgactttttttgtgtttttttttgcaTAGACCACACAGagctaaacagcatggccttgtggaaagagcacggtaaGAGTTGGAAGATTCCTGCTCTAATTATAGCTCGATTTAGGgactttaacctctctgtgtgacaatttcctcatcagtaaaaccgGACTATGATACCAGATCTCCCCACCTTTTTaatcacgtgaggctcacatgggttaaggactgtgcctgatttgaTAATGCTCCCCGATTTCATAAgggagcagcgtgacttagtggaaagagcctgggcttggaagtcagaggtcatgggttctaatcccggctccgccgcttgtcagctgtgtgacctcgggcaagtcacaacttctctgtgcctcagttccctcctctgtaaaatggggattaagactgtgagccccatgtgggacaacctgattaccttgtatctaccccagcgtttagaacagcgcttggcacatagtaagcgcttaacaaataccaacattattatattattataatgttggatctgccccagtatttagcaagaataagaataataatggtggcatttgttaagtgctggggatgtgccatgcactgttctaagcgctgggggggatacaaggtaatcaggttgtcccacgtggggctcacagtctccatccccattttacagatgagggaactgaggcccagagaagtgaagtgactaacccaaagtcacacagcacacagtggtgagtcctggattagaacccacaacctctgactcccaagcccgggctctttccactaagccacgctgcctctctgttcaATAGTTAGAACTTAATaaacaacatttaaaaaaaagtagccAGAGAAGAAATGCTATTGACACTAGTTTTAATATTAAATTTGCCCTGGGCAGATTTGACGCAAAATAAAAAATGTTTCCTGTAAAATGTATAtttctggaagagaagcagcgtggcctggtggaaagagcattggcttgggagtcagaaggtcctgggttctaatcctgactccgccacttgtctgctgtgtgactttgggcaagtcacttcacttctctgggcctcagtgacctcatttgtaacatggagattaagactatgagctccatgtgggaaatggactgtgtccaacctgattagcttttatccatcccagtgcctggcacctaataatcacttagtaaatattcattcaatcattcaatcgtatttattgagcgcttactgtgtgcagggcactgtactacacgcttgggaagtacaagtcggcagcagatagagacggtccctacccaacaacgggctcacagtctagaagggggagacagacaacaaaacaaaacatgtggacagatgtcaaaatcctcagaacaaatagaattaaatatgaGAGAGACACCTGTTTGCTGCAGGCCAGCTCTTCAAGacttattttagagtctgtcagCTGTCTGTAAGcaaactgagggcagggatcatgtttacctactctgttgtatcatcatcaatcgtatttattgagcgcttactatgtgcagagcactgtactaagcgcttgggaagtacaaattggcaacatatagagacagtccctacccaacattgggctcacatgtgcccaagcacttagtacagtgctctagtcggagtgaacacttaataaacattatcggtagagaagcattgtggcttaattggaaagagcccgggcttgggagtcagaggtcatgggttctaattccggctccagcactttcattcaatggtatttattgaacgcttactgtgtgcagagcactgtactaagcgcttgggaagtacaagttggcaacaaatagagacggtccctacccaacagtgggctcacagtcttgtcagctgggtgactttgggcaagtcgcttcacttctctggacctcagttccctcatctgcaaaatggggatgaagcctgtgagccccccgtgggacaacctcatcaccttgtgacctccccaatcaatcaatcgtatttattgagcgcttactgtgtgcagagcactggactaggcgcttgggaagtacaagttggcaacatatagagacagtccctacccaacatcatcatcatcatcatcaatcgtatttattgtgcgcttactgtgtgcagagcactgtactaggcgcttgggaagtacaagttggcaacatatagagacggtccctacccaacagtgggctcacagtctagaagggggagacagagaaaaaaaccaaacatattaacaaaataaaataaatagaatatttataaaTTAATACAGTCTCTactgtgc
This genomic interval carries:
- the FAHD2A gene encoding fumarylacetoacetate hydrolase domain-containing protein 2A isoform X2, which codes for MRLVQFQAPHLPGTRLGLEEASGGGVIDLNAFDPGLPKTMREFLEQGEAALSVAKRALESGQPALKRSGVTLLSPITRPDKVVCVGMNYVDHCQEQNAPVPTEPIIFSKFPSSIVGPYNDIVLPPLSTEVDWEVELAFVIGKEGKNIKAAEAMSHVAGFTVAHDVSSRDWQMKRNGKQWLLGKTFDTFCPLGPALVTRDSVADPHNLSIQCRINEELVQNSNTNQMVFKTEALVAWVSQFVTLYPGDVFLTGTPPGVGVFRKPPVFLKKGDKVQCDIEGLGTIVNNVV
- the FAHD2A gene encoding fumarylacetoacetate hydrolase domain-containing protein 2A isoform X1 yields the protein MLVQVRRTFLSALSWSRRRSVSVQPSRGMRLVQFQAPHLPGTRLGLEEASGGGVIDLNAFDPGLPKTMREFLEQGEAALSVAKRALESGQPALKRSGVTLLSPITRPDKVVCVGMNYVDHCQEQNAPVPTEPIIFSKFPSSIVGPYNDIVLPPLSTEVDWEVELAFVIGKEGKNIKAAEAMSHVAGFTVAHDVSSRDWQMKRNGKQWLLGKTFDTFCPLGPALVTRDSVADPHNLSIQCRINEELVQNSNTNQMVFKTEALVAWVSQFVTLYPGDVFLTGTPPGVGVFRKPPVFLKKGDKVQCDIEGLGTIVNNVV